A section of the Oryza sativa Japonica Group chromosome 1, ASM3414082v1 genome encodes:
- the LOC4327562 gene encoding uncharacterized protein: MVHGPSSHSPEPVNNLLIPNLSLHWHGADEQSTCPPPPTETERGEGERQAVGVEASERMGGGGGDELSAQPRRRPRGGSRRWSSRGRQPGRQQKAAPRRPGRRLKAEGVRCRPMVACSKRQSARSARSPGGDGDDSEAGTRLDGIDRNDDDLDRNDDDLQMTTARWLRGWWRGRRQ; this comes from the coding sequence ATGGTCCATGGACCAAGTTCACACAGTCCTGAGCCCGTGAATAACTTGCTCATCCCCAATCTCTCACTTCATTGGCATGGAGCAGACGAACAATCAACGTGTCCACCACCTCCGACAGAGACAGAGCGGGGGGAGGGAGAGCGCCAGGCGGTGGGCGTCGAGGCCAGCGAACGGatgggaggcggtggtggagatGAGCTGTCGGCGCAGCCAAGGAGACGACCTCGAGGTGGTAGCCGCCGGTGGAGCAGCCGAGGCCGGCAGCCCGGCAGACAGCAGAAAGCGGCGCCCCGTCGGCCAGGCCGGCGGCTGAAGGCGGAGGGCGTGCGGTGCCGGCCGATGGTGGCATGCTCCAAGCGGCAGTCCGCCAGATCGGCGAGGAGTCCGGGCGGAGATGGCGACGACAGCGAGGCCGGCACTCGGCTAGATGGGATCGACcgcaacgacgacgacctcgaccgcaacgacgacgacctccAGATGACGACTGCCAGATGGTTGCGTGGATGGTGGAGAGGGCGTCGACAGTGA